The following are encoded together in the Neomonachus schauinslandi chromosome 15, ASM220157v2, whole genome shotgun sequence genome:
- the ITGA3 gene encoding integrin alpha-3: MGPGPRRAACVPRRMLCAFALMVAAGGRVASAFNLDTRFLVVKEARNPGSLFGYSVALHRQTERQQRYLLLAGAPQDLAMPDGYTNRTGAVYLCPLTAHKDDCERMDISEKSDPDRHIIEDMWLGVTVASQGPAGRVLVCAHRYTQVLWSGSEDQRRMVGKCYVRGNDLELDPTDDWQTYHNEMCNSNTDYLATGMCQLGTSGGFTHNTVYFGAPGANNWRGNSYMIQRKDWDLSEYSYKDPDDQGNLYIGYTVQVGIAILHPTDITIVTGAPRHRHMGAVFLLSQEAGGDLRRRQVLEGMQVGAYFGSAIALADLNNDGWQDLLVGAPYYFERKEEVGGALYVFMNQAGTSFPAHPSLLLHGPSRSAFGFSVASIGDINQDGFQDIAVGAPFEGLGKVYIYHSSSRGLLGQPQQVIQGEELGLPGLATFGYSLSGRMDVDENSYPDLLVGSLSDRIVLLRARPVINILHKTLVARPSVLDPALCTPTSCVQVELCFAYNQSAGNPNYRRNITLAYTLEADRDRRPPRLRFARSQSAVFHGFFSMPDMRCQKLELLLMDNVRDKLRPIIISMNYSLPLRMPERPRLGLRSLDPYPVLNQAQALQNHTEVHFQKECGQDNKCDSNLQMQVAFVSELGQPLSRLQYSRDGRKLLLSINVTNTPSRERAGEDAHEALLTLAVPPSLLLSSVRPAGMCQANETIVCELGNPFKRNQRMELLIAFEVTGVTLHTRELHAQLQLSTSSHQDNLWPITLTLLVDYTLQASLSIVNYRLQSFFGGTVMGESGMKTVEDVGSPLKYEFQVGPVGEGLAALGTLALGLEWPYEVINGKWLLYPTDITIHGNGSWPCRPPGDLINPLNLTLSVPGDGPSPQRRRRQLDPGGGPAPPPVTLAATKKAKSETKLKCGSDQARCVWLECPIPDTPVITNVTVRARVWNSTFIEDYRDFDRVSVSGWATLFLRTSIPTINMENKTVWFSVDIDSDLVEELPAEIELWLVLVAVGAGLLLLGLIILLLWKCGFFKRARTRALYEAKRQKAEMKSQPSETERLTDDY, from the exons ATGGGCCCGGGCCCCCGCCGCGCCGCCTGCGTCCCGCGCCGGATGCTCTGCGCGTTCGCCTTGATGGTGGCCGCCGGCGGCCGCGTCGCCTCCGCCTTCAACCTGGACACCCGATTCCTGGTGGTGAAGGAGGCCAGGAACCCGGGCAGCCTCTTCGGCTACTCGGTCGCCCTCCACCGGCAGACGGAGCGGCAGCAGCGCTACCT gctCCTGGCTGGTGCCCCCCAGGACCTCGCCATGCCTGATGGCTACACCAACCGGACTGGTGCTGTGTACCTGTGCCCACTCACTGCCCACAAGGATGACTGTGAGCGGATGGACATCTCAGAGAAAA GTGACCCTGACCGTCACATTATTGAGGACATGTGGCTCGGGGTGACGGTGGCCAGCCAGGGCCCTGCGGGAAGAGTCCTG GTCTGCGCCCACCGCTACACCCAGGTGCTGTGGTCGGGGTCGGAGGATCAGCGGCGCATGGTGGGCAAGTGCTACGTGCGGGGCAATGACCTCGAGCTGGACCCCACCGACGACTGGCAGACCTACCACAATGAGATGTGCAACAGCAACACTGACTACCTGGCGACAGGCATGTGCCAGCTGGGCACCAGCGGCGGCTTCACCCACAATACCGTGTACTTCGGCGCTCCCGGGGCGAACAACTGGCGAG GAAACAGCTACATGATTCAGCGGAAGGACTGGGATTTATCCGAATATAGTTATAAGGACCCAGACGACCAAGGGAACCTCTATATTG GATACACAGTGCAGGTGGGCATCGCCATCCTGCACCCCACGGACATCACCATCGTGACAGGTGCCCCACGGCACCGACATATGGGCGCTGTCTTcttgctgagccaggaggcaGGCGGAGACCTGCGCAGGAGGCAGGTGCTGGAGGGCATGCAGGTGGGCGCCTACTTTGGCAGCGCCATTGCCCTGGCAGACCTGAACAATGATGG GTGGCAGGACCTCCTGGTGGGCGCCCCATACTACTTTGAGCGGAAAGAAGAGGTAGGGGGTGCCCTCTATGTCTTCATGAACCAGGCAGGcacctccttccctgcccacccctccctcctgctccacGGCCCCAGTCGCTCGGCCTTTGGCTTCTCCGTGGCCAGCATTGGTGACATCAACCAGGACGGATTCCAGG ACATTGCTGTGGGAGCCCCATTCGAGGGCTTGGGCAAAGTGTACATCTATCACAGCAGCTCCAGGGGGCTCCTGGGACAGCCGCAGCAG GTAATCCAGGGGGAGGAGCTGGGACTGCCCGGCTTGGCCACCTTTGGCTACTCACTGAGTGGGCGGATGGATGTGGATGAGAACTCCTACCCAGACCTGCTGGTGGGGAGCCTGTCAGACCGCATAGTGCTGCTTCG GGCACGGCCTGTCATCAATATCCTCCACAAGACCTTGGTGGCCAGGCCATCTGTGCTGGACCCTGCACTCTGCACACCCACCTCCTG CGTGCAGGTGGAGCTGTGCTTTGCTTACAACCAGAGTGCCGGGAACCCCAACTACAGGCGAAACATCA CCCTGGCCTACACGCTGGAGGCCGACCGGGACCGCAGACCGCCTCGGCTTCGCTTTGCACGCAGCCAGTCAGCCGTCTTCCACGGCTTCTTCTCCATGCCCGACATGCGCTGCCAGAAGCTGGAACTGCTCCTGATG gatAACGTCCGCGACAAACTCCGTCCCATCATCATCTCGATGAACTACTCTTTACCTTTGAGGATGCCCGAGCGCCCCCGGCTGGGGCTGCGGTCCCTAGACCCGTATCCGGTGCTGAACCAGGCGCAGGCTCTGCAGAACCACACCGAA GTCCACTTCCAGAAAGAGTGCGGCCAGGACAACAAATGCGACAGCAACTTGCAGATGCAGGTGGCCTTCGTGTCGGAGCTGGGGCAGCCGCTGAGCAG GCTGCAGTACAGCAGAGATGGCCGGAAACTGCTCCTGAGCATCAACGTGACCAACaccccgagcagggagcgcgcTGGGGAAGACGCCCACGAGGCGCTGCTCACCCTGGCggtgcctccctccctgctgctgtCCTCAGTGCGCCCC GCTGGGATGTGCCAGGCCAATGAGACCATTGTCTGTGAGCTGGGGAACCCCTTCAAACGGAACCAGAGG ATGGAGCTGCTTATCGCCTTCGAAGTCACCGGGGTGACCCTGCACACAAGGGAACTCCATGCACAGCTGCAGCTCTCCAC GTCAAGTCACCAGGACAACCTGTGGCCCATCACCCTGACTCTGCTGGTGGACTACACACTCCAGGCCTCCCTCAGCAT AGTGAATTACCGGCTACAAAGCTTCTTCGGAGGGACAGTGATGGGCGAGTCTGGCATGAAAACTGTGGAGGATGTGGGAAGCCCCCTCAAGTATGAGTTCCAG GTGGGCCCCGTGGGGGAAGGGCTGGCAGccctggggaccctggccctAGGGCTGGAGTGGCCCTACGAAGTCATCAATGGCAAGTGGCTGTTGTACCCCACAGACATCACCATCCACGGCAATGGGTCCTGGCCCTGCCGGCCACCTGGAGACCTCATCAACCCTCTGAATCTCACTCTCTCT GTCCCTGGCGACGGGCCATCTCCACAGCGCAGGCGGAGACAGCTGGACCCAGGGGGAGGCCCGGCCCCCCCGCCAGTCACTCTGGCTGCTACCAAGAAAGCCAAGTCCGAGACAAAGCTG AAGTGTGGCAGTGACCAGGCCCGTTGTGTGTGGCTGGAGTGCCCCATTCCTGATACCCCTGTCATCACCAATGTGACAGTGCGGGCACGAGTATGGAATAGCACCTTCATTGAG GATTACAGAGACTTTGACAGAGTCAGTGTATCCGGCTGGGCTACCCTGTTCCTCCGAACGAGCATCCCTACCATCAACATGGAGAACAAGACCGTGTGG TTCTCAGTGGACATTGACTCTGATCTGGTGGAGGAGCTACCAGCGGAGATCGAGCTGTGGCTGGTGCTCGTGGCTGTGGGTGCGGGACTGCTGCTCCTGGGGCTGATCATCCTCCTGCTGTGGAAG TGCGGCTTCTTCAAGCGAGCCCGCACTCGCGCCCTGTATGAAGCTAAGAGGCAGAAGGCGGAGATGAAGAGCCAGCCgtcagagacagagaggctgACCGACGACTACTGA